A stretch of DNA from bacterium:
CAGACCACTAGGACTTGTGTGCTAAGCTCGGAGAAATGCAGAATCTTCGCAATTTGCGAAATTTGTGAAAATTAGGCACAATAAGTTTCGCAAAATGCGAAACAGACAGGATCAGTTCGTCTTTTCTTTCGCTTTTTGCGAGAACTCTTCCGCGGAGAGCTTCCGGTAGAGCGTCGCGACGTGGATGCCGAGGAGCGCGGCAGCCTGCTCCTTGTTCCCACCCGTGAGCGCCATCGTCTCGCGGATCGCCGTCTGCTCGATCTGCTCGAGCGTCGTCCCGAGCGGCAGGACCATCACGTCGCGCCGAGGCTCGCCCTGGAGCATCTTCGCCGGGAGGTCCTCCTTCCGCAGCAGCGGCTCGCGCGCCATCACGACGAGCTGCTCGATGATGTTTTCGAGCTCGCGCACGTTCCCCGGCCACGGGTACGCGGTCATCGCCTCGAGGCAGTCCTGCGTGATCCCTTCGATCTTCTTCTTGTTCTCGTCGGCGTAGGTGCGGATGAAGTGGCCGATGAGCAGGGGGATGTCCTCCGTGCGCTCGCGCAGCGGCGGCAGGTTGATCGCGATGACGTTCAGGCGGTAGTAGAGGTCCTCGCGGAAACGGCGCTCGGCGATCGCCGCGGCGAGGTCCTGGTTGGTCGCCGCGACCACGCGCACGTCCACGCGCAGCGTCTCGGTGCCGCCGACGCGCTCGAACTCCCCCTCCTGCAGGCAGCGCAGCAGCTTCGCCTGCAGCGCGAGGCTCATGTCGGCGACCTCGTCGAGGAAGAGCGTCCCCTCGTGCGCCAGCTCGAAGCGGCCCTTGCGCTGGGCGACCGCGCCGGTGAAGGCGCCCTTCTCGTGGCCGAAGAGCTCGGCCTCGAGCAGCGTCTCGGGGATGGCCGCGCAGTTGACCTTGATCAGCGGCTTCTCCGCGCGGGGGCTGCACTCGTGCAGCAGGTTCGCCACCAGTTCCTTGCCGGTGCCGCTCTCGCCCGTGATGAGGACGGTGCTGCGCGTCGGCGCGACCTGGCGGACGATCTCGAGGACCTTGGCGAAGGCCGGGCTGCGCCCGATGACGTCCGCGGGCTGGCTCAGCGAGCGCAGGCGCTTCTTCAGCGTGAGGTTCTCGAGCCGCAGCGCCTGGACTTCGAGCGTGCGCGCGACGAGCTTGACCAGTTCCTTGAGGCGCACCGGCTTGCCGAGGTAGTCGGCGGCGCCCTCCTTGAGGGCCTCGACGGCGCTCTCGACCGTGCCCTGGCCGGTGATGATCACCACCGGCAGGAAGGGGTCGAGCTTCTTGAGGGTCTTGAGGAAGACGAGCCCGTCCATGCCGGGCATCATCAGGTCGGTGAGGACGAGG
This window harbors:
- a CDS encoding sigma-54 dependent transcriptional regulator: MKKTILVADDDRNTAEAMREGLEDEGYAVILAGSGTEGLELARAKKPDLVLTDLMMPGMDGLVFLKTLKKLDPFLPVVIITGQGTVESAVEALKEGAADYLGKPVRLKELVKLVARTLEVQALRLENLTLKKRLRSLSQPADVIGRSPAFAKVLEIVRQVAPTRSTVLITGESGTGKELVANLLHECSPRAEKPLIKVNCAAIPETLLEAELFGHEKGAFTGAVAQRKGRFELAHEGTLFLDEVADMSLALQAKLLRCLQEGEFERVGGTETLRVDVRVVAATNQDLAAAIAERRFREDLYYRLNVIAINLPPLRERTEDIPLLIGHFIRTYADENKKKIEGITQDCLEAMTAYPWPGNVRELENIIEQLVVMAREPLLRKEDLPAKMLQGEPRRDVMVLPLGTTLEQIEQTAIRETMALTGGNKEQAAALLGIHVATLYRKLSAEEFSQKAKEKTN